From Campylobacter showae:
CCGTTTGCGTAGCTCTGTCAAAAACAGGAGTTTCGCGCGGAGCGGCGGTTTGCGCGCTTTGGCTAGTTGGCGCAGTTTTGGTTATTTCGCTTAAAGCACTGGTTTGCGAAATAGCTTTTCCTTGCAGGCCGCCCTCTTGACGCGGCGCATTGTCCTGGCTGCTTTGCAAATTTTGCTCCCATACGCAAACCGTTTTCTCGATATCAGCCACTAAATTTTGTTCAAATTTAGCGTCGTCGTTAGCCTGAATACCTTCAGATTTTACGTTTTCATCAAATTTGACAGCCGCACTCTCGCCGCTCTCGTTAAATTTCTCGTCCTGCAAAAATAAAGCTCCGTCCGATAAAAGCTCGTCCTGCTCGTATTGGCGCGCAAAGAGCTCGCTTACGTTGATGGCGTCGCCGTTTTCTACGCTGGGCACCACATCGTTTACGCTCTGCCCGAGCTCCTCTATACCTGTTATACGCAGGCTCGGCATCACGGCTTTAAAGCTTTGCAAAATCGGCAAAAAAGAGCCGTCAAATCCATCTAAAATCACTCGCATATTTAGCCTTTTTCAGTTTTTTCGAGCGATTTTATCAAATTTATCTTTTGAGCCGTTTTAAGCTCATCCAAAAGCCGCTTATAACGAAAAACAAAACCGATGTCGAAGCTAAACAAAATATAAATTTACCGACCTCGCCCAAAAAATATCCCGAATGTAAGCTTAAAACCGCTTTATGAATCGCAAAAGGCCTAGGCATCGAGCTTTTAGCATCGTCAAACCTCGCGTGCCTGATGATTTGCCCCTTGGCGGCGTTTATCGTCATCGTATTTACCTTATCGTCCTCTTCCAGCCCTTTGTCAAAGTAAAATATCATAAAATTTTCGCCGTCTTCTTGCGTGATGACGTTAAAAAGCTCGTAATCCTCTCTATCTCGTTTAAAAATATCTATCGCGACCTCTAAATTTGCTATCTTGCCCTCGTCCTCCAGCGAAAATCCCCTCACCTGCGTAAAGCTCTTTTTTCTAAAAATTTCTTTTTCGCCAAGCGCGTTATTTACGAGCTTTGCCGCCCAGTCATACGACCAGTAAAGCCCCGTAACGCTCATAAAAGCCAAAAATAAACAAAGATAAACGCCCGCAAATCCGTGCAGACTGTATAAAAACGCATAGCCTTTGGCCTTGATTTTTAAAGTAAACGCGCGCATAAATTTAGTTTTAAAACTAGGATAATAGATTATTAATCCAGATATAACCAAGATAATCAAAGCGATAGAACAAATCGCAACGATATGCTTGCCTATAAGCCGCAACGTCTCGTTTTTGCTAAGTCCAAGGCCTAAGTTAGTATGTAAATTTAACATTAGTCCGATAAATTTATCGCCGAAATTTTCGCCCGTTATCTCGCCGGTGTATTGATTTATAAAATACGACTTAAACTCGCCTTTAGCATTCGTGCCGGATATGCCTATAGCGTGATTTGCGTCAGAGTTTATCTTGTAGTAGCTAAGCGTAAATTTTGGCTCCTTAGCTTTAAAAATATCTAAAATTTCTCTCGCGCTAAGCTCTTTTTCGCCTCGCTCGACGAAGGTTTTTTGCGAGTTTGCAAGGTCTATAATCTCGTCGTGATAGGATATGACCGCGCCGCTAAGAGCGACGATAAGCAGCGGCAAAACACAGGCTAGGCTTAAAATCAAATGAACATTAAACCAAAATTTCTTTTTCTTTAAAAACGGCATCTTTCTCCTTAAATTTAAGCTCAAATTTTAAAAACCGGTAGCAGAGTGGCGATCGCTACGCACCGCCCCGCTTAAATTCGGCTAAATTTAAAAATTTACGTTAAATCCGAGCCTATATTTAATCCCGTCGGCGATCAAAATTTCATAGCGTCCCGACTTTGTCGTTACGTATTCGTTAAAGATATTATAAACGCTAAAATTTACGCTCGCGTTTTTAGTTAGCTTGTAGCTTGCGCCCGCGTCAAATAGCGTATAATCCTTTATCTCCTCGTCTCCAGGCAGTCCGTAAACGGCTCTGGTTTTGCCCAGATAGTTCATCTGCGTCCAGAAATTTAGATCAGGCATCGCGTCGTAATCAAGCCCTATTTTTACGGTATGGACGGGTAGATTGTTTAGAGATTTGCCCTCGTACGCGCCCGATTTTTGCTTTGATTTAGTATAAACGTAGCTTGAGTGCAGGGCTAAATTTGATAAAATCTGCCAGTCTGAGGCGAGCTCGACGCCCTTTACTTCGGCTTTGCCGATATTTACGCTCTCCCAGATGCCGCGCCTATAGGTCTTGCCGTTATGCACGCAAGGAACGCCCGGGCGTGCGACGCAAACTGGCTTCGTGCCTAGACCGTCTTTTATCCGCGTATAAAACGCCATCGCCGAGACGTTAAGGCTCTCGTCCCCGTACGCGACGCCCGCCTCGTAGTTTAGGCTGGATTCGGGCTTTAGGTCGCTTTTACCCAGCTGTGCTCCCATACCGCCGGCAAAAGGCAGAGCAAGCCCGTCGGTTCGCATCTTGATATCTGGCGTCGAGTAGCCTGCCGACACGCCGCCTTTTAGCGATAAATTTTCGCTTAGATGATACACGGCATATCCGCGCGGAGATACGTGTCCGCCGTAGTCTTTGTCGTGATTATACCTTAGGCCGGCAGTTAGCGTGAGCGCGTCGGTCACGTCAAAATCATCTTCGCCGTATAGGGAAAAATCATATCTCTTTACGTTTGCGGCGTCGGCCGTCGTTGCCTTTTCGTTTAGCCTTTCTCTTCTGTATTCAGCTCCCAGGCTCAGCGTGTTGTTATCAAAAAAATACGTTCCCTTGGTATTTAGCGTCGTCGTTTTTAACGTGAGGTCTTGCTGACCGCTTTCTTTCATATTATCGTGCATTAAAAAGCTTTCAAGCAGCAGCTTGTCGTATTTGCCCGTATGCGAGAGCGAGGCGGTATATCCGCTCATCTTCTCAAAAGCCACGCTCGTGTTATCGCTAGCCGTGCGGTTTAGCGTCTTGCCTTCGGTGCGCTCGTATTTATTTACTACGCGGCGCAGATCCAGCGCTATTTCGTCGTTTTCGGTGGCGTTATACATGATTTTCGCGCCGAAATTTACGTCCTCGTTTTTGCGGTTCGTAAAGACTCGCTCATCTTCAAATTTGTGAAAATACCGCCCGTAAAGCGCGATGCCTAGCACGTCCGGGATCACTGCGCCGTTTGCGTAAAAGCCGGTTTGATAGTCGTCGTTTATCCCGCTTTTGCCTGCAAGCGTGTAGTAGCCGTTTACGTTACCGCTAAATTCGTTTGAAAAGCCCTTGGTGATGATGTTTATCACACCTCCCATCGCATCTGAGCCGTATAGCGAGCTCATCGGCCCTCGCACGATTTCGATACGCTCGATCGTGTTTGCGGGCGGGAGGAAATTTTGAGCGCTACCGACCGCGCGAAGCCCTCTATACGCGCTATCGCTGGTCGCAGGGCGGCCGTCTATTAAAATTTTAGTGTATTTTTGACCAAGGCCTCTCATCGTGATACCGCGTCTGCTAGCCGCCCCCAGCGTCGCGCCGAAAACTCCCGGAGCGTCTTTTACGACGCTTTCTATATCTTGATGGTTGCGCCTGGCTATCTCTTTTTGCGAGATTACCGAAACGGAGGCGGGCGCGTCCTTGATATTTTGTTCAAAACCCGTCGCGCTAGTTACGGTAACTTCGTTTAGTTTTACTTCATCGGCCGCCTGCGCGCAAGATAGTGCTAGGCAAGCTAGCATAGAAATTTTAGGCATACTTTTCACCTTTAGACTCCTTATTTAAATTTAAACCCTATTTTACTATAATCAGATAATTATTATCAATACTTAGGCAAACGGTAGAGGGATTTTTATCAACGCTAAAAGGATAAAAGCAAATGAAAGTCGAATTTAAAGATATTTTACGAGCAAACGAACAAGAAATCGCGCAAAATTCGGTGCGCTACGGACAAAGCGCGTGGCAAGAGCAAGATAGAAAATGTAAAGTCGAGTTTTTTAAAGGCACAAGCGGCGCAAGCTACTGCAGGAGCGAAATAATCTGTAATAAAAGCGTAAAAAGACGGCTTGAAAGGAGCGCTGGCTACTGCTTTTTGCTCTTTAACGACGCAAGAGCGGACGCCGGGCTTAAGGCGGGTAAAAAAACTTTTTGCCTAAAGGCCGGAGAGTTTTGGATGGGACGCGTGGATAGCGGATTTGAGGGCGTTTGCGAGTATCAAAGTAGCAGCTACGCCGGGCGATGCATCGTGCTAAAAAACGAGCTGGCCGGCGAGCTAGCGGCATTTAAAAATCTAGGCGAAGAAAACGAAATCTGCATCCAAACGGCTAAGATAAATTTAGCCCAAAGCCTGATTTTACGGGAGCTTTTAGCTGCGAGCGAGTTTGAAGGTAAGATGCGCGAAATCTTTATGGAAGCTAAAATTTTAGAGCTAATCTACAAAAGCTTAGGCGCGCCTAAAACGCCCGAAGCCGATGAAAAAAAGCGCAATTTTAGCGACGAATACGTAAAAATTTTAAATAAAGCAAGGCAAATTTTACTAAGCGACGTCCAAAATCCGCCCAGCATAAAAGAGCTAGCCAGAGCGTGCGCAACGAATGAATTTAAACTAAAAACAGGCTTTAAAAGCTACTTTGGCGATACGATCTACGGGCTGCTAGCGACCGAGCGGCTAAACGCGGCAAAAAAACTTTTAGAGCGCGGAGACGTCTGCGTGAGCGAAGCCGCAAAAATCGTCGGATACGCCAGCGCTCCGCACTTTGCAAAGATTTTTAGAGAAAAATTCGGCGTTTTGCCAACGCAAATTTTAAAACAAAAGAAATTTTACACGTAAATTTAACGCTTGCAAAGCTTTGCGGGCGTTAAATTAAAATCAAATTTAAACGTATCGGCGCGACTTTTTAAATTTAACGAGCGGTAAAAACGGCGGTAAATTTTAAATTTAAAAGCGTCAAATAGCTTGTCGGAGTCGGTTTTGCGCCTAAATCCGGCCAAAATTTACCGCAAACCTGCACATAAACGGCACAAAAGCAAAATATCAAACGCCGCGCGATAAAGCCGTAAAATCTGCTAAAATACGGCAAAAACAAAGGTCAAAATGCTTCTTTACGTCCACATCCCCTTTTGCGAGAGCAAATGCCCCTACTGCGCTTTTGGCTCGGTGGTGGGCAAACGAAATTTAACGAGCGCGTATTTTGACGCGATGATTGCGGATTTTAGAGAGCAAATTTTAAAATTTGACGTAAAAAAAGGCGAGATCGAGACGCTTTTCATCGGCGGAGGGACGCCAAGCGCCGTGGACGGTGGCTACTACGAGCGGCTATTTGAGGCGGTCGCGCCATATCTGGCGGCAAACGCCGAGATCACGACGGAGGCAAATCCAAACTCTGCAAGCCTAAAGTGGCTCTCGCAGATGAAATCATACGGCGTAAATCGCGTGAGCTTCGGCGCTCAAAGCTTTTTTGAAGATAAGCTTAAATTTCTCGGGCGCATCCACGACGCAAAGCAGATCTACGAAACCATCATAAGCGCCAAGACCGCGGGGCTAGAAAATATCAATGTAGATCTCATCTACGGCACGAAACTAGATACCAAAAAACGCCTCGAGCAAGAGGCACAAAATATCAGAAATTTAGGCGTTTCGCACATATCGGCGTATTCGCTAACGCTTGAAGAAAATACGCCCTTTGCCGGCAAAATAAACTACGCAAAAGATAGCCCGAGGCTAGCTAAATTTATGATAGACCGCATCGAGGAGGCCGGGCTAAAACAATACGAAATCTCAAATTTCGGTCAAATTTGCAGGCATAACCT
This genomic window contains:
- a CDS encoding TonB-dependent receptor domain-containing protein, with protein sequence MKSMPKISMLACLALSCAQAADEVKLNEVTVTSATGFEQNIKDAPASVSVISQKEIARRNHQDIESVVKDAPGVFGATLGAASRRGITMRGLGQKYTKILIDGRPATSDSAYRGLRAVGSAQNFLPPANTIERIEIVRGPMSSLYGSDAMGGVINIITKGFSNEFSGNVNGYYTLAGKSGINDDYQTGFYANGAVIPDVLGIALYGRYFHKFEDERVFTNRKNEDVNFGAKIMYNATENDEIALDLRRVVNKYERTEGKTLNRTASDNTSVAFEKMSGYTASLSHTGKYDKLLLESFLMHDNMKESGQQDLTLKTTTLNTKGTYFFDNNTLSLGAEYRRERLNEKATTADAANVKRYDFSLYGEDDFDVTDALTLTAGLRYNHDKDYGGHVSPRGYAVYHLSENLSLKGGVSAGYSTPDIKMRTDGLALPFAGGMGAQLGKSDLKPESSLNYEAGVAYGDESLNVSAMAFYTRIKDGLGTKPVCVARPGVPCVHNGKTYRRGIWESVNIGKAEVKGVELASDWQILSNLALHSSYVYTKSKQKSGAYEGKSLNNLPVHTVKIGLDYDAMPDLNFWTQMNYLGKTRAVYGLPGDEEIKDYTLFDAGASYKLTKNASVNFSVYNIFNEYVTTKSGRYEILIADGIKYRLGFNVNF
- the hemW gene encoding radical SAM family heme chaperone HemW, which translates into the protein MLLYVHIPFCESKCPYCAFGSVVGKRNLTSAYFDAMIADFREQILKFDVKKGEIETLFIGGGTPSAVDGGYYERLFEAVAPYLAANAEITTEANPNSASLKWLSQMKSYGVNRVSFGAQSFFEDKLKFLGRIHDAKQIYETIISAKTAGLENINVDLIYGTKLDTKKRLEQEAQNIRNLGVSHISAYSLTLEENTPFAGKINYAKDSPRLAKFMIDRIEEAGLKQYEISNFGQICRHNLGYWQGKNYLALGAYAVGFWLDHRFYNASNLNAYVKNPHAKKIENLSADELNLERIFLGARSIVGIDKNSLNAEQEQRALLLKKSGKLKFKNGRYYTKNFLTADEISLFIAG
- a CDS encoding helix-turn-helix domain-containing protein, with protein sequence MKVEFKDILRANEQEIAQNSVRYGQSAWQEQDRKCKVEFFKGTSGASYCRSEIICNKSVKRRLERSAGYCFLLFNDARADAGLKAGKKTFCLKAGEFWMGRVDSGFEGVCEYQSSSYAGRCIVLKNELAGELAAFKNLGEENEICIQTAKINLAQSLILRELLAASEFEGKMREIFMEAKILELIYKSLGAPKTPEADEKKRNFSDEYVKILNKARQILLSDVQNPPSIKELARACATNEFKLKTGFKSYFGDTIYGLLATERLNAAKKLLERGDVCVSEAAKIVGYASAPHFAKIFREKFGVLPTQILKQKKFYT
- a CDS encoding PepSY-associated TM helix domain-containing protein; translated protein: MPFLKKKKFWFNVHLILSLACVLPLLIVALSGAVISYHDEIIDLANSQKTFVERGEKELSAREILDIFKAKEPKFTLSYYKINSDANHAIGISGTNAKGEFKSYFINQYTGEITGENFGDKFIGLMLNLHTNLGLGLSKNETLRLIGKHIVAICSIALIILVISGLIIYYPSFKTKFMRAFTLKIKAKGYAFLYSLHGFAGVYLCLFLAFMSVTGLYWSYDWAAKLVNNALGEKEIFRKKSFTQVRGFSLEDEGKIANLEVAIDIFKRDREDYELFNVITQEDGENFMIFYFDKGLEEDDKVNTMTINAAKGQIIRHARFDDAKSSMPRPFAIHKAVLSLHSGYFLGEVGKFIFCLASTSVLFFVISGFWMSLKRLKR